Proteins encoded in a region of the Lepidochelys kempii isolate rLepKem1 chromosome 24, rLepKem1.hap2, whole genome shotgun sequence genome:
- the LOC140902941 gene encoding trypsin-like: MVLLATAMLLLASVAAEDERIIGGDSCDRQQQGYQVALMGSANIVRCGGVLIDPGWVLTAAHCNTARPISIRLGEYSLRTSEGTEQCIKSTQSFPHPNYNITTHDYDIMLLKLQSTANLNNYVKTIRLPDRCPEPNTECLVSGWGTVQTLKVQYPNVLQCGKVYIQRNTDCDKSYPGAVTENMLCAGVKEGGVDSCQGDSGGPLVCNGKLQGIVSWGSQVCAPKGKPGVYTKVCRFTSWIRGTIRENSSNQASNTC, encoded by the exons ATGGTCCTGCTGGCCACGGCGATGCTGCTGCTGGCTTCAG tgGCTGCTGAGGACGAGCGGATCATTGGGGGAGATTCCTGTGACCGGCAACAGCAAGGCTACCAGGTGGCCCTGATGGGCTCCGCCAACATCGTGCGCTGTGGGGGGGTGTTGATCGACCCCGGCTGGGTGCTGACGGCCGCCCACTGCAACACTGCAAG ACCCATCTCCATTCGCCTGGGGGAGTACAGCCTGAGGACCAGCgaggggacagagcagtgcaTCAAATCAACCCAGTCCTTCCCTCACCCCAACTACAACATCACCACGCACGACTACGACATCATGCTGCTGAAGCTGCAGAGCACTGCCAACCTCAACAACTACGTCAAAACCATCCGCCTGCCTGACAGATGCCCTGAACCCAACACGGAATGCCTGGTGTCCGGATGGGGCACGGTCCAGACCCTTAAAG TGCAGTACCCCAACGTTCTGCAGTGTGGGAAAGTCTACATCCAGCGCAACACGGACTGCGATAAATCTTACCCCGGGGCCGTCACCGAAAACATGCTATGTGCTGGTGTGAAGGAAGGAGGTGTGGATTCCTGCCAG GGTGACTCTGGTGGCCCGCTGGTCTGCAATGGGAAACTCCAGGGCATCGTCTCGTGGGGATCACAGGTTTGCGCACCAAAAGGCAAGCCGGGCGTCTACACCAAAGTCTGCAGATTCACCAGCTGGATCCGGGGCACTATAAGGGAGAACTCCAGCAACCAAGCCTCCAACACCTGCTAG